In Nisaea acidiphila, the DNA window GCGCGTCCGATACGCCGGATACGCTGATCAAGCGCGCGGACAAGGCCATGTATGTCGCCAAGAAAGGCGGCAAAAACCAGTACGCGATCAGTGAGAGTTAGTCTGCCGGGTCTTTGATCATCAGGGTGAACCGGTCTTCGTCGAGCATGAAATGCTCCGAAACGCTCCATCCGAGCTTTTCGTATAGGGCATCGGCGTTCTCGGTATAGAGATGCAGCAGCGGAATCCCCCGCAAAGCCGCCTCACGTTCGACTGCGGCGACCAGGCCGCCGGCAACGCCGTTGCCTCTCTGCTCCGGCACCACATAGACGCTTGCGAGCCAATGCCTCAGGTCCTGCCGCGACTCCAGGTCATGGTCCACCAGAGAGGCCATTCCGATAACCTTGTCTCCGGAGATCATCACCATGCAGTCCTCGCTTGGATTCCGCATGATTTGGCGAAACCAGTCCGCAGAGTTCTGCAGCGTGCGACCTGACTTTCTACCCCACTGTTCGTGGTTCCAGTGGACCACAGTGTCGAGATGGTGCGGGACGTCGGAGAGCTTGAGAATGTGTTGAGCGGGCACGGCGCCGGACTTAGCCCTCGATCTCGACCGTGTAATTCTCGATCACTGTATTGGCGAGCAGCTTCTCGCACATGTCAGTCACCTGCGCACGGGCCTTTTCCCGGTCGGTCTCCGTGAGTTCCAGCTCAAGAAACTTGCCTTGGCGTACCTGGTCGACCCCGGCGAAACCGAGCGCGCCGAGCGCGTGCTCGATGGCCTTGCCCTGCGGATCGAGGACGCCGTTTTTCAGGGTGACATGGACAGTGGCTTTCATGCTTTCACCAATCTCGTTTCGCTCGGGGTGCCGACATGCGGCTTATTGAATGGCTTTGGGGCCTTTGAGGTCCATTGGACCGGCTTCCGGCAGCACGCCGAGCCGGCGGGCGACTTCCTGGTAGGCTTCCCGCTCGCCGCCGAGATCGCGGCGGAAGCGATCCTTGTCGAGCTTTTCGTTGGTCTCGACGTCCCACAGCCTGCAATTGTCGGGGCTGATCTCGTCCGCGAGGACGATCTGCAGTGTGTCTTCGGTGTAGTACCGGCCGAACTCCAGCTTGAAATCCACCAGACGGAGGCCGACGCCGATGAAGAGGCCCGTGAGGAAATCGTTCACCCGCAGAGAGAGGGCGATGATGTCGTCGATATCCTGTGTGGTGGCCCAGCCGAACGCCGTGATGTGCTCTTCGGCGACCATAGGGTCACCAAGTTCGTCGGACTTGTAATAGTACTCGATGATCGAACGCGGCAACACGGTGCCTTCCTCGATCCCGAAGCGCTTGGCGATGGATCCTGCGGCGACGTTGCGGACGACGATCTCGACCGGGATGATCTCGACTTCGCGTACCAGCTGCTCGCGCATGTTGAGACGGCGGACGAAATGGGTCGGGATGCCGATCTCCGCGAGCTTCGTCATCAGATGCTCGCTGATGCGGTTGTTCAGAACGCCCTTGCCGGTGATCGTGCCCTGCTTCTCGTTATTGAAGGCGGTAGCGTCGTCCTTGAAATACTGGATCAGGGTTCCAGGCTCCGGGCCCTCATAGAGGACCTTGGCTTTGCCTTCGTAAAGTTTTCTGCGTCGTGCCATGGGTTCCCCGCCTCATAGGTCTGGCGGAAGGTTTCCGGGATGCGGAGGCCCTGCGCGCCGCAGCGGCAGGAAATGCGCGCTCCATATAAACACAAGGCCGGGCAATGACAATCGGGGAAGAGGCTCCGTCCTCCTGCCACGCCTGACGCCCGGGCTCCCCGTCTCTGCACGGGGGCTGTTGAGCTTCTCTGTTTGTGCCGGATGCGGATGATTCCCGTTTGACGGTTAGTTAATGTTAATAACAATATTCCGGAGAGTTTTTCTCGTTAATCGTAAATAAAAAAGAGTCATGCGTTAATATGAATGGATAATTAACCAAGAATAATATCATCGCATGCATATTTGAATGTGACAATTAAGGTTTCGTTTCGAGTTTTAGGAAAAAGTCCGCGGCGTCATTTATTCCAATTTGGAGTTCGGTCATGTCTTTCATGTTCTCGCGGGGAGATGCGGCGGCAAAACTTGCCGCGCTCGATAAATCCCAGGCGATTATCGAGTTCCAGCCTGACGGCACGATCATCACCGCCAATCAGAACTTCCTGACGGCGATGGGGTACGAACTGAAGGAGATCGTTGGCAAACATCACAGCATGTTCGCCGAACCAGCTTACGCGGAGAGCCCGGAATACAAAACGTTCTGGGAGGAGCTTCGGGGCGGAAAGTTCCAAGCGGGCCAGTTCAAGCGGATCGGGAAAGGCGGAAATGAAGTCTGGATCGAGGCTTCCTACAATCCGGTCTCGAATGGCACGGGCCAGCCGTATAAAATCGTCAAATTCGCGACCGATATTACGGAGCAGATCAGGAAGAACGCCGATCTGGTAGGTAAGATCGACGCGATCGACCGCTCCCAAGCGGTGATCGAGTTCGAACTGGACGGTACGATCGTCACGGCCAACGAAAATTTCCTGAAGACGATGGGCTATGGTCTCAAGGAAATCGTCGGCAAGCATCACAGCATGTTCGCCGAGCCCGGTTTGGCGCAAACCGCCGAGTACCGGACGTTCTGGGAAGAGCTCCGCAAAGGCAAGTTCCAGGCGGGTCAGTACAAGCGGATCGGTAAAGGCGGCAAGGAAGTCTGGATCGAGGCGTCCTACAATCCGATTTTCGACCCGAACGGAAAACCGATCAAAGTCGTCAAATTTGCGACCGACTTGACCGGCCGCAAGGAAGAGAACGCGCAACTCGCCAGAGATTTCGAGCAGGGCGTGAAGCAAATGGTGCAGAACGTCTCTACCTCCTCTGGCGATCTTGAGATGACGGCGCAGACCCTCGCTGCCAACGCGGAGCAAACCAACCAGCAATCCGCGACTGTTTCCTCTGCGACAGAAGAGCTTTCGGCCTCGGTCAACGAGATCTCGCGGCAAATCCAGGAGTCGACACGGGCGGTCGGAAACGCGGTCGACGCTGCGGGCCGGTCGGAGAAAATGGTCTCCGAGTTGCTGAGCGCAGCGCAGAAGGTCGGCGAGATCACGAAAATTATCGCCGATATCGCCGAGCAGACAAATCTCCTCGCACTCAACGCGACGATCGAGGCCGCGCGAGCCGGCGAGGCCGGGAAGGGATTTGCCGTGGTCGCCTCCGAGGTGAAAAGCCTGGCCAATCAGACTGCGGCCGCGACGGAAGAGATCTCCCTGCAGGTGAAGGGGATCCAGGACTCGACGGAAACGACGGCCAATTCCATTGGCGAGATCGCCCAGATCATTACGCAGGTGAATGAGATCGGCGGGTCGATCGCGACCGCGGTGGAAGAGCAGGCGGCGGCAACGCAGGAAGTGACGGTCAATATCAGCGGGGTCGCGCAGGCGACGCACGAGAGCGGGGAATCAGCGGCAAGCGTGCTGACATATGCTCAGTCCCTGTCCTCCCAGGCCGGGGAACTCAACCAGCGGGTCGAGGATTTCCTGGTCAAGGTCCGCTCCATGTAATCCCTTGCCGGGACGGGCCCTTGCCCGTCCCGGCCGGGTTTCCCTGTCAGGCTATGATTTCGCTTTCATAGATGGTGAGTGTCTTCGCCAGGCGCTCGACGATCTCGTCGGTTTCCTCTTCCGAAACGATCAGCGGCGGCGTGAGCATCAGCCACTCGCCGTATTTGCCGTTCGCGGTGCGCCGGGAATAGAGAAGCAATCCATTCCCCATACCGATTTCGGTCAGCCGGGTAGAGGCGCGAAGCGCGGCGTCCGGAATTTCTTTCTTGTCCCGGTCTGTCACGATCTCGATCGCATTCAGCAGGCCGAGTCCGCGCACGTCTCCCAGGATGCGGCTCGTCTCCTGGACTTCGCTGAGGCGCTTGCGCAGATACGTTCCCATCGCCGCCGCGTTTGACATCAGGTCGCGATCGACCACCTCCCGGAGGACCGCGAGCCCCACGGCGCAGCTTAGCGGGTTGGCCACGTAGGTGTGTCCGTGCAGGAACCCGCCAGAACGGGCGACTGTGTCGACCATCTCTGACGGAGCTAGGACCATCCCGAGCGGCGTGTATCCGGCGGCGATCCCCTTGGCCAGCGTTACGATGTCGGGCCGGGAGTCCGGCCAGTGTTCGGCGGCGAGGAAGGTTCCGGTACGTCCGGCGCCGCTCATGACCTCGTCATAGATCAGCAGGACCCCATGCCGGTCGCAGATCTCCCGGACCGCGCTGTAATAATGATCCGGCGCCACGAGGGCTCCGGTCGCGAGGCCTCCGACCGGTTCCATGATGAAAGCGAGCACAGATTCAGCGCCTTCTGCGACAATCGTGGCTTCCAGCGCGGCGGCACAGTGGCGCGCGTAGCTGTCGGTATCGTGATTCTCCGGCAGCCGGTAGGTGAACGGAGCCGGGACCTTCGGCATCACCTGCATGACACTGGCAAAGACGGCCTCAGAAGTCGGGTCGCCCGTGACGGACGCTGCACCGAGCGAGGCGCCGTGATACCCGGGATCGCGTCCCAGAACCTTCCAACGCCCGGCGTCGCCGCGCGCGACGGCATATTGCCGGGCAAGCTTGATGGCTGCTTCGGTCGCTTCCGAGCCGCCGGACACGAAAAAGGCGCGTTCGAAGCCCGGCCCGGCAAGGTCTGTGGCGAGGTCGGAAAGTGCGATGTTCGGTTCGTTCTCGAAATGCTGCCGGGCCGCGAAACAGATCTTCTCTGCCTGCGCGCGCATCGCCTCGATCACCCTCATGTTGCGATGACCGAGGTTGGTCGTGACCGGTCCCGAACAGGCGTCGATATAACGCTTGCCGTCCGTATCCCAGAGATAGACGCCGTCTCCGTGGCTGACCGTCGGGTGCCGGTGGGTGCCCTCGGGGAGATAAAACACGTCGACCGGCCCGCCGCGCGCTCCGAAACTGTCCCGACCCGAATCAATCGCATCCGCCATTTCTCTTTCCCTTGCTGCGGAGAGGTCAGCCGACCCCGAGGTCGACGGTTTCATATTCGGCTTCGTCCGGTTTGCCCGGAGCGAAACGCCAGACGGGATCGCGCCCCGGATCTGCGGGCAATGCGATCAGTGAAGAGGAAACGGTCGCAAACCCCTCGCCATTGTCGAGATTGATCGCGGAACCGTAGTCGGCTGGATTGCCCCGGGTGCGGTCGGCCAGAAGATTTTCCCACGCGGACCAGTGGCCGGTTTCCGGATCGGGTGCCGCGGCGATGCGGAACCGCGGAAGGGCCCGCCTGACGCGTGCGCTCTCCGGGTCGTTCACGTCGTAGGCGGTGAAGACGGAGATCCCTTCCGGGACCTCGAAGACGTCGATGTCCCCGTCGTCCCGATCCTCGTTGCGAATCCAGAAAGCCTTCTCGGAGTCGGCGACAAGCATGTTGAAGCTGCGATAGCTGGAGCCCTCCAGCTCGCCCAGTGCTTTTGCGGCGGTTTCCGCCTCCGCATGCTCCAGCGCTTCGAGCACAACTTCGCCCCGGCTGCGCTTGCCGGCGGCCGGACCAAGTGAGCCCCGGCGGTTGAGAATGCCGGCAACCAGCCCGTGATCGTTCACGCCGAGCCAGGAGCCGCCGCTGAGCTCGTCCAGGCCGGCGAGGGTTTCGGGCCGGTCACTCCAATGACGGCCTGGAGCCTTCCAGGGGCGGGACTGCATTTCATCGCGGTTGGCGGCGATCAGAACCGGCCAGGGGGCGCCCGGGCGGCGCAGGAGAACAAGGGTGCACATGGGCGAGACCCTACGCCCCGGAGACATTTTTTGACAACTGGGCGAATTGCGGCAATCTGCCAGTTAACAGATGGGCCTGCGCCTGATAGGTTGCCGCCGATTTTGAAGGGCCGCGCTTGACCCTGCCGCAATCTGGTACGGAGCGATTGGCTGTCAATTGATCGGGATTGAGACGAGGGAGTATTCGATCGATGTCAGGTTTCGACAAACGCCAGAAGGGCGAAGAAGCAAAGTTCGCGCTGGATGCTGAGCTGCAGTTCAAGGCCAGCGCCCGCCGCAACAAGCTGCTTGGTCTCTGGGTCGCGGAGACCTTTCTGGACAAGACCGGCCCGGACGCCGACGCTTATGCGCGGGAGGTGGTCGCCGCTGATATGGAAAAGCCTGGCGTCGACGATGTCGTGGAATTCGTGCTGAAAAGCGTCGAAGGAACCGGTGCGGATCTTTCCGAGCATCGTCTGCGGAACAAGATCGACGAATTCACCGCGCTCGCGGTCGAGCAGGTCAAGAACGAGGGCTGATCGGGCTCGCGCCGACAGTCATCCGATACGAGAACGGCGCCCATAAGGGCGCCGTTTTTGATTCCAGCATGTGTCCGCAGGGGTCAGACCTCGCCGAAGACCCGCTTGAAGATCGTATCCACATGCTTGGTGTGGTAGCCGAGATCGAACAGCGCCTCAAGCGCGGCATCGTCCAGACATGCCTTCACTTCGCCATCCGCCTTCAGCAGTTCGAGGAAGTCCTTGCCCTCGAGCCAGACCGGCATGGCGTTGCGCTGCACGGCCTTGTAGGCGTCCTCGCGGCTCATTCCCGCCTGGGTCAGCGCCAGCAGAACACGCTGGGAATGGATCAGGCCGCCGAGCTGGTCGAGATTGGTCTGCATGCCTTCCGGATAGACCAGCAGCTTGTCGATCACGCCGGTGAGGCGGGCGAGGGCGAAATCGAGGGTCACGGTGGCATCCGGGCCGATCATCCGCTCGACGGAGGAGTGTGAGATGTCCCGCTCGTGCCAGAGCGCGACATTCTCCATCGCCGGCACCACGGCGGAGCGCACCAGCCGGGCGAGGCCGGTCAGGTTCTCGGTCAGCACAGGGTTACGCTTGTGCGGCATCGCCGAGGAGCCCTTCTGGCCGGGCGAGAAATATTCTTCCGCCTCGCGGACCTCGGTGCGTTGCAGGTGGCGGATTTCGGTCGCCAGGCGCTCGATCGAGCTGGCGATAACGCCGAGGGTCGCGAAGAAGGCGGCATGGCGGTCGCGGGGGATCACCTGGGTCGAGACCGGCTCCGGCTGGAGGCCGAGCTTCTCGGCGACATGCTCTTCGACGCGCGGGTCGATATTGGCGAAGGTGCCGACGGCGCCGGAAATGGCACAGGTCGCGATCTCCGCCCGGGCGGCTTCAAGCCGGACCTTGTTGCGCGCGAACTCGGCGTAGTAGCCGGCCAGTTTAACGCCGAACGTCACCGGCTCGGCATGGATGCCGTGGCTGCGGCCGACCGTCGGGGTCATCTTGTGCTCGAAGGCGCGCTTCTTGATCGCGGCGAGCAGGGCGTCCAGATCTTTCAGCAGCAGGTCGGAGGCCTGAGTCAGCTGCACGGCGAGGCAGGTGTCGAGCACGTCGGACGAGGTCATGCCCTGGTGCACGAAGCGGGCTTCGTCGCCGACATATTCCGCGAGATTGGTGAGGAAAGCGATGACGTCATGCTTGGTCTCGCGCTCGATCTCGTCGATCCGCTCGATCTCGAAATTGCCGCGCTCCCAGACCGCCTTGGCGGCTTCCTTAGGAATTACGCCGAGTTCGGCCTGTGCGTCGCAGGCATGGGCCTCGATCTCGAACCAGATGCGGAACTTGTTCTCGGGTTCCCAGATCTTGACCATCTCGGGGCGGGAATAGCGCGGGATCATATTTATCCTCGGATGACGATAGGGTACGAACGGGACCGGAAAGCGGGATGGTGCTCCGGCAGGCGGGGTTTTATCATTGCCACCCGCCGGAGTCACGCCACGGACGGCCAATGCCATAGGGAGCGCATTCATGAAAATCGACGGTAAGCCGCATCGCACGATCTGGCCTGCGGAGGGCGGGGACGCGGTCGAGATCATCGACCAGACCAAGTTGCCGCATTCTTTCGAGATCGCGCGGCTGGAAACGCTCGCCGATGCGGCGCATGCGATCAAGGCGATGCTGGTGCGCGGCGCCCCCTTGATCGGCGCGACAGCGGCCTATGGGATGTGGCTGGCGATGCGTGCGGACGCTTCCGATGCCGGGCTTTCGAACGCCTATGACCGGCTTTACGAGACCCGACCGACGGCGGTGAACCTGCGATGGGCGCTGGATGCCGCGCGCAGGAAGCTCGGCCCGCTGGCACCTGAGGCGCGTCCGGATGCAGCCTTCAAACTTGCAGGCGAGATCTGCGACGAGGACGTCGGCATAAACCGCGCCATCGGGGAGGCTGGCCTTTCCGTCATCAAGGAGATTCAGGCGAAGAAGAAACCCGGCGAGACGATCAATATCCTGACCCACTGCAATGCCGGGTGGCTGGCGACGGTGGATTGGGGTACGGCGACGGCGCCGATGTATCTCGCGCACGATGCGGGCATTCCGGTGCATGTCTGGGTCGACGAGACCCGGCCGCGCAACCAGGGCGCCAGCCTTACCGCCTGGGAACTCGGCAATCACGGCGTGCCGCATACGGTGATCGTGGACAATGCCGGCGGTCACTACATGCAGCACGGCATGGTCGATCTGGTGATCACTGGCACGGACCGGACCACGCGGGCGGGCGATGTTTGCAACAAGATCGGCACCTATCTGAAGGCACTGGCGGCGTATGACAACGGTGTGCCGTTCTATGTCGGCCTGCCGTCGCCGACCATCGACTGGACGATCGCCGACGGTGTCCGCGATATTCCGATCGAGGAGCGCAGTGCCAAGGAAGTCACCGAGATGACCGGGCGGTTGCCATCCGGCGAGGTTGCGACGGTGGCGATCACACCGGAGACCAGTCCCGCAGCGAACCCGGCTTTCGACGTCACGCCGGCGCGTCTGGTGACGGGGCTGCTGACCGAGCGTGGCTGTGCCGAGGCGAGCGAGGAGGGACTGTTGAAACTGTTTCCGGAAATGCGGCAGGCGGGCGAGGACTGATGGCGAAGCGTATGGGGGCGGCCGAGCGGGCGCTCCGGCAGGAAGTGATCGATACCTGTCTGAAGATGAACGAGCTGGGCCTGAACCAGGGCACGTCCGGCAATGTCAGCGTGCGGGTAAGCGAGGACCGGGAGGAAGGTTTCTTTCTGACGCCGTCCAGCATCCGCTATGACCGGCTTAGGCCGGAAGACATCGTGCGGATGGATCTGAAGGGCGAGGTCGAGGGCAAGCACAAGCCGTCGAGCGAATGGCGCTTTCATCTCGATATCATGAAGGCGCGAGAGGATGCGGGCGCGATCGTCCATACCCACGGTATGTTCGCCACCACGCTGGCATGTCTCCATCGTG includes these proteins:
- a CDS encoding GNAT family N-acetyltransferase produces the protein MPAQHILKLSDVPHHLDTVVHWNHEQWGRKSGRTLQNSADWFRQIMRNPSEDCMVMISGDKVIGMASLVDHDLESRQDLRHWLASVYVVPEQRGNGVAGGLVAAVEREAALRGIPLLHLYTENADALYEKLGWSVSEHFMLDEDRFTLMIKDPAD
- the purS gene encoding phosphoribosylformylglycinamidine synthase subunit PurS is translated as MKATVHVTLKNGVLDPQGKAIEHALGALGFAGVDQVRQGKFLELELTETDREKARAQVTDMCEKLLANTVIENYTVEIEG
- the purC gene encoding phosphoribosylaminoimidazolesuccinocarboxamide synthase, encoding MARRRKLYEGKAKVLYEGPEPGTLIQYFKDDATAFNNEKQGTITGKGVLNNRISEHLMTKLAEIGIPTHFVRRLNMREQLVREVEIIPVEIVVRNVAAGSIAKRFGIEEGTVLPRSIIEYYYKSDELGDPMVAEEHITAFGWATTQDIDDIIALSLRVNDFLTGLFIGVGLRLVDFKLEFGRYYTEDTLQIVLADEISPDNCRLWDVETNEKLDKDRFRRDLGGEREAYQEVARRLGVLPEAGPMDLKGPKAIQ
- a CDS encoding methyl-accepting chemotaxis protein; this translates as MSFMFSRGDAAAKLAALDKSQAIIEFQPDGTIITANQNFLTAMGYELKEIVGKHHSMFAEPAYAESPEYKTFWEELRGGKFQAGQFKRIGKGGNEVWIEASYNPVSNGTGQPYKIVKFATDITEQIRKNADLVGKIDAIDRSQAVIEFELDGTIVTANENFLKTMGYGLKEIVGKHHSMFAEPGLAQTAEYRTFWEELRKGKFQAGQYKRIGKGGKEVWIEASYNPIFDPNGKPIKVVKFATDLTGRKEENAQLARDFEQGVKQMVQNVSTSSGDLEMTAQTLAANAEQTNQQSATVSSATEELSASVNEISRQIQESTRAVGNAVDAAGRSEKMVSELLSAAQKVGEITKIIADIAEQTNLLALNATIEAARAGEAGKGFAVVASEVKSLANQTAAATEEISLQVKGIQDSTETTANSIGEIAQIITQVNEIGGSIATAVEEQAAATQEVTVNISGVAQATHESGESAASVLTYAQSLSSQAGELNQRVEDFLVKVRSM
- a CDS encoding aminotransferase family protein, which translates into the protein MADAIDSGRDSFGARGGPVDVFYLPEGTHRHPTVSHGDGVYLWDTDGKRYIDACSGPVTTNLGHRNMRVIEAMRAQAEKICFAARQHFENEPNIALSDLATDLAGPGFERAFFVSGGSEATEAAIKLARQYAVARGDAGRWKVLGRDPGYHGASLGAASVTGDPTSEAVFASVMQVMPKVPAPFTYRLPENHDTDSYARHCAAALEATIVAEGAESVLAFIMEPVGGLATGALVAPDHYYSAVREICDRHGVLLIYDEVMSGAGRTGTFLAAEHWPDSRPDIVTLAKGIAAGYTPLGMVLAPSEMVDTVARSGGFLHGHTYVANPLSCAVGLAVLREVVDRDLMSNAAAMGTYLRKRLSEVQETSRILGDVRGLGLLNAIEIVTDRDKKEIPDAALRASTRLTEIGMGNGLLLYSRRTANGKYGEWLMLTPPLIVSEEETDEIVERLAKTLTIYESEIIA
- a CDS encoding NRDE family protein produces the protein MCTLVLLRRPGAPWPVLIAANRDEMQSRPWKAPGRHWSDRPETLAGLDELSGGSWLGVNDHGLVAGILNRRGSLGPAAGKRSRGEVVLEALEHAEAETAAKALGELEGSSYRSFNMLVADSEKAFWIRNEDRDDGDIDVFEVPEGISVFTAYDVNDPESARVRRALPRFRIAAAPDPETGHWSAWENLLADRTRGNPADYGSAINLDNGEGFATVSSSLIALPADPGRDPVWRFAPGKPDEAEYETVDLGVG
- a CDS encoding DUF1476 domain-containing protein, which gives rise to MSGFDKRQKGEEAKFALDAELQFKASARRNKLLGLWVAETFLDKTGPDADAYAREVVAADMEKPGVDDVVEFVLKSVEGTGADLSEHRLRNKIDEFTALAVEQVKNEG
- the purB gene encoding adenylosuccinate lyase; the protein is MIPRYSRPEMVKIWEPENKFRIWFEIEAHACDAQAELGVIPKEAAKAVWERGNFEIERIDEIERETKHDVIAFLTNLAEYVGDEARFVHQGMTSSDVLDTCLAVQLTQASDLLLKDLDALLAAIKKRAFEHKMTPTVGRSHGIHAEPVTFGVKLAGYYAEFARNKVRLEAARAEIATCAISGAVGTFANIDPRVEEHVAEKLGLQPEPVSTQVIPRDRHAAFFATLGVIASSIERLATEIRHLQRTEVREAEEYFSPGQKGSSAMPHKRNPVLTENLTGLARLVRSAVVPAMENVALWHERDISHSSVERMIGPDATVTLDFALARLTGVIDKLLVYPEGMQTNLDQLGGLIHSQRVLLALTQAGMSREDAYKAVQRNAMPVWLEGKDFLELLKADGEVKACLDDAALEALFDLGYHTKHVDTIFKRVFGEV
- the mtnA gene encoding S-methyl-5-thioribose-1-phosphate isomerase, with amino-acid sequence MKIDGKPHRTIWPAEGGDAVEIIDQTKLPHSFEIARLETLADAAHAIKAMLVRGAPLIGATAAYGMWLAMRADASDAGLSNAYDRLYETRPTAVNLRWALDAARRKLGPLAPEARPDAAFKLAGEICDEDVGINRAIGEAGLSVIKEIQAKKKPGETINILTHCNAGWLATVDWGTATAPMYLAHDAGIPVHVWVDETRPRNQGASLTAWELGNHGVPHTVIVDNAGGHYMQHGMVDLVITGTDRTTRAGDVCNKIGTYLKALAAYDNGVPFYVGLPSPTIDWTIADGVRDIPIEERSAKEVTEMTGRLPSGEVATVAITPETSPAANPAFDVTPARLVTGLLTERGCAEASEEGLLKLFPEMRQAGED
- a CDS encoding class II aldolase/adducin family protein, with amino-acid sequence MAKRMGAAERALRQEVIDTCLKMNELGLNQGTSGNVSVRVSEDREEGFFLTPSSIRYDRLRPEDIVRMDLKGEVEGKHKPSSEWRFHLDIMKAREDAGAIVHTHGMFATTLACLHREIPAFHYMIALFGGPTIRCAPYATYGTQELSDHALKALEGRKACLLGNHGLIVLGPHLERALALTVEAETLAAMYWRALQIGQPAILPDEEIEKVAAKFGVTGYGGR